Proteins encoded by one window of Bradyrhizobium sp. B097:
- a CDS encoding helix-turn-helix transcriptional regulator, whose product MSSVMARLGEAVVDPTAWTDIMTSICEAVGATGAVLLQSDVRTPDVPRTASTEEMVQFYFAHNWQEQDSRAPGVPRAMAGEVITDQDLLTPEQIRSDPMYNEVLYPFGFKWFAGIGFWADSAPWVLTLQRTGEEGHFETRETRLLAQLGPRLTETATLSTAVGRIALASMTGILDRVRQPAVALDRAGLVIDRNEAADAGFDADIRIRDRRLIVRDKAAQARLDQVVDLIRAAPERAALPIEPIVIRRTHKGPVVLRVLPIDGAARNVFLGARAMLIFVNLTPRALPEPGMIAQAFSLTPAEARLVALLAGGLSIDDAAERLGIVRDTARNQLKSAFAKTGTHRQPELVNLVLRIA is encoded by the coding sequence ATGTCCAGCGTGATGGCGCGGCTGGGGGAGGCAGTGGTCGACCCGACGGCGTGGACCGATATCATGACGTCGATCTGCGAAGCGGTAGGCGCAACCGGCGCCGTGCTGCTGCAAAGCGACGTGCGGACCCCGGACGTGCCGCGCACCGCGTCGACCGAAGAGATGGTGCAGTTCTACTTCGCACACAACTGGCAAGAGCAGGACTCGCGCGCTCCAGGCGTTCCGCGAGCAATGGCCGGCGAAGTGATCACCGATCAGGATTTGCTGACGCCCGAGCAGATCCGGTCGGATCCGATGTACAATGAGGTGCTGTATCCGTTCGGCTTCAAGTGGTTCGCCGGCATCGGCTTCTGGGCCGACAGCGCACCGTGGGTGCTGACGTTGCAGCGCACCGGAGAGGAAGGACATTTCGAGACACGCGAGACGCGGCTGCTGGCGCAGCTGGGGCCGCGCCTGACGGAGACAGCGACACTGTCGACTGCGGTCGGCCGCATCGCGCTCGCCTCCATGACCGGCATTCTCGACCGGGTGCGGCAGCCGGCGGTCGCACTCGATCGCGCGGGCCTCGTGATCGATCGCAACGAAGCCGCCGATGCCGGCTTCGATGCGGACATCAGGATCAGGGACCGCCGGCTGATCGTGCGCGACAAAGCGGCACAGGCGCGGCTTGATCAAGTCGTCGATCTGATCCGCGCCGCACCCGAGCGCGCGGCGCTGCCGATCGAACCGATCGTGATCCGCCGTACGCACAAGGGGCCGGTGGTTTTGCGCGTGTTGCCGATCGACGGTGCGGCACGCAACGTCTTCCTCGGCGCGCGGGCGATGCTGATCTTCGTCAATTTGACGCCACGCGCGCTGCCCGAGCCCGGCATGATCGCGCAGGCATTCAGCCTCACGCCGGCAGAAGCGCGGCTGGTGGCGCTGCTCGCGGGCGGCCTCTCGATCGACGACGCTGCCGAACGGCTCGGGATCGTTCGCGACACGGCACGCAACCAGTTGAAGTCGGCCTTCGCCAAAACCGGCACGCACCGCCAGCCCGAACTGGTCAACCTCGTCCTTCGGATCGCCTGA
- a CDS encoding TetR/AcrR family transcriptional regulator — MVAAPPNPLHLVVGDEESSKRRQILDGARKVFLELGFDGASMGEIARAAAVSKGTLYVYFPDKAGLFAAIVEEEKREQGKVAFNFDPARDVDTTLPEFGRAYVAVLCRPGGGSAIRTVMAIAERMPELGSRFYTHVIAHTVDRFAAYLEARAALGELEIDDYQLAAWQFMQMCQATLFQAFIFQANPSPSPERIATVVDSATRVFFAAYRPKQAN; from the coding sequence ATGGTTGCAGCGCCCCCAAACCCCCTCCACCTCGTCGTCGGCGACGAGGAGTCCTCGAAGCGCCGCCAGATCCTGGACGGTGCCCGCAAGGTATTCCTGGAGCTCGGCTTCGACGGCGCCAGCATGGGCGAGATCGCCCGCGCCGCTGCCGTCTCCAAGGGCACCCTGTACGTGTATTTCCCCGACAAGGCCGGGCTGTTCGCGGCGATCGTCGAGGAGGAGAAGCGCGAGCAGGGCAAGGTCGCCTTCAACTTCGATCCGGCACGCGACGTCGACACCACCCTCCCCGAATTCGGCCGTGCCTATGTCGCGGTGCTGTGCCGGCCCGGCGGCGGCTCCGCGATCCGCACTGTGATGGCGATCGCCGAGCGGATGCCCGAGCTCGGCAGCCGGTTCTACACCCATGTGATCGCCCACACCGTCGACCGCTTCGCCGCCTATCTCGAGGCGCGCGCCGCGCTCGGCGAGCTCGAGATCGACGACTATCAGCTCGCGGCCTGGCAGTTCATGCAGATGTGCCAGGCAACGCTGTTCCAGGCGTTCATCTTCCAGGCCAATCCGTCACCCTCGCCGGAGCGGATCGCAACCGTCGTCGACAGCGCGACGCGCGTGTTCTTCGCGGCATACCGGCCGAAGCAGGCGAATTGA